The Acidobacteriota bacterium genome has a window encoding:
- a CDS encoding DUF11 domain-containing protein yields the protein MSANPVTKKILSLAPISIRPVAKPSAAGANMATSAALFAPVTITKDASPASGSAVGQGQVIAYTIQATNGASSDTTVGAGGFVRIIDTAPAGTLFTNATIQQQPQFGSAWSCTILGGGASIQCNAGDGAGAGVDTFTTQEFVKIRAEVTVQPATAIGTVLTNTATYQFDNDGAGLEGTATSNATTHIVAPSADLAATKLSRVLPVPPGSQNPANSVTAGGTNAPLANIVDAVNEFTNGTGNVTYVVTFSNNGPGNASDVVFEDSIPGNPADLVVAGPITTGGGTTLNGVPAPYTVSTAPASAANFNIVCANFGIGNLFTCTPGVNTAINPAFTAHVMPAGLSFFMAYRVRIRPDANPGSLISNSARIVSNPNNPTIGGAVPFSGGVPTVDPNAGNNTSLTTSNVIITQTDLGITKVTSNPTPTNGGAAFAYTLTVTNNGPSDAHNIVVTDPLPPGIIFQNVAVVNNPSFPGFGLTCSGPPVATNGTVTCTGDLPGPNIATGAISTSTITIVAQAVANIASGVRTNTATVTSGTQEVTPNVLPNTASVQQNLVVDAPLSITKAGPATVCAGDTYTYHITVLNGGSSTALNATISDPLPANTTFLSLNGTGAFAHGCSHNGGTPGTVTCAAVDIPTGQSTLDITVKLSPTAPSGALANTATITTAGTGTIAVGTSTSTATVNHCSDLQITKDDSPDAVLAGQDINYTITVKNVGPSDIGAGEFVVNDAPFPPTGTTLKTGTVINAPGFSCNTLTAFPCTATSAMSAGASATIKFTVTVNANFNNGQPGGFITNTATVNIVAGSNAVDPVSANNASTVNTPIGPSADLAVTKAAETLAGGVFGAAVTAGGTTGDAGGFVTGTGEILYTINFRNNGQGDARNVHIRDVVPAGTLLIPNFAVPNITTTGTPVTCSVGIIANIPSATYQIDCVPTAANGVLAAGQSGTIVFRVRVPENIPDAAVIKNTATINSEGDAGGTATPDPNGGNNTSNETQNIVRTSADLAITKAGPASVIAGNNITYTLTVTNNGPSNAKSVVVTDALPAGVTFVSAASSSGNAACTNANNTVTCKIANLIAPAVNPPALIPPQTGSNIETITIVGKVGANVANSAVLANSATVASATSDPVAANNTSNTVNTTVATDSAVTIVKTDNPDPVVAGTNLTYTITVNNNGPSDAQAVSVVDTLPPTTQVQFLSAVGTGVFSAANSCSAAGNVVTCNAIPGGVLPAGASANITIVVKVLPSVPPNALPQNPDDPAGLLNTVVINWSDSNGVVGPLVAQNATSTQRTTVRHESDMFIRKDAPDFVIAGTRFDIRLTFGNRGPSDVLGDAGLPGSIVVWDLLPVGTFLANVVPNPFIQPGGPGGFACRTVANQGPANNQTLVLCYNAAGAAGNFPAGANLDIIIKVDTNSNLVDGSNLYNCAEVTLRNTDTTPEIDPNGGGQHDNTNPAVGVPGVSAPPAAPAGALTNASGNNESCDGTVVRTQADLAIGKSAVPVVDPDGAGPLVAVPLPVVGPNVPPGSVNAGGYIRYDVPFGNNGTSDAINVLITDQIAGNTAFVGALATGGVFVPAAQPPVLPFTFTIQAVDTLAPLGPNVNLTCTVWQAAGTQSIYCRPQGNTGLGAPGPYADGVLPAGYNGTLTFFVKVNESTASGTLVSNPANITSGLCPNAGPVPPVFPPSACLSTADPNTSNNTTLPTQTLVISSSNLTVSKIVQSAVTAASNPNQTGPIGPGTPPNGAVTTGTAVLPGTFLTYRLTVTNNGPSDVSNIRLTDVLPSGLETPPGRVLGVKYISVTPVLPSGATFTCAAPTGVNPSNNPQGNGGSLVCTAPLLSANTPNNTAAIDVTVFIDPATKANLVDVATFDATINNFNRPVSGSTTLTTPVAPTSDLALTKTHTNAAGVLGGPVTAGTDFEYQVTITNNGTSAAQMVNLVDTIPAFQALKQRDNQGTLVPDIVIETTPDGNGASNFSCVGAADAITDPRATTSTITCTAAELPPNKKPDGTVNPAGTVRFRIRMRQSSLTPQPAPATQNCVTATSMSTDPVPANNTNICDVVPIIFLSPLTATKTDTPDPVIAGNLLTYVITGSPQGPSAALNFTIEDALPTGTVFISAVASAGATLTTPAVNANGTVKAIWNAAGGTDSIPGAPLDGLTPVGTVRTLTIVVRVCPDFQQIRTLTDAQMCVPNLTNNANIYSDTPPNLVGAPIVASATTTVQAQSDLSIAKSGPASAIPNSVVTYTLTVNNAGPSNANGVTVTDLLPKGFTLVPNSVTIAAGVGGGGVGPAAVSTATDAAGSQTVTIGIGVVGAANQCAAPRATQVIITLQALVPKKHPNIIVTNTATVTSTNCLPETGTLAVQANPLSGFASIITPGTLMLANNRAFFDTIIGPPPNDPGPGSVPGYPATAEISDQKAGSILMYPIYTSDAANPNSQNTRMSITNISSAETAYVHLYLVDGASCGVVDIFLCLTPNQTAAFTAADFDPGQTGYVVAVAVDRVTGLPMAYNCLIGDEFVKFSTGHQANLGAEAVAAVMMFPAGTDTTATTATLSFDGMRYNRLPRILALDNLQSRADQNNTLLIVNAVGGNFTRSGATLVSLFGSVFDDGEVQYSFTQSTPTCQFRSLINQNFPRMITRLDTAIPAGRTGWMKFWSTSDIGMFGASINANTAAASNSGAFNQGHNLHKLTLTSASSIVVPVLTPACN from the coding sequence ATGAGCGCCAACCCGGTCACGAAAAAAATCCTATCCCTAGCTCCGATTTCTATTCGCCCGGTGGCCAAGCCATCAGCGGCGGGGGCGAATATGGCGACGAGTGCGGCGCTGTTTGCGCCTGTCACTATTACTAAAGACGCTAGCCCGGCATCTGGCAGTGCGGTTGGACAAGGGCAGGTAATCGCCTACACCATCCAGGCCACCAATGGCGCGAGCAGCGACACGACTGTTGGTGCTGGCGGATTTGTCCGCATTATTGATACAGCGCCTGCCGGGACGCTTTTTACGAATGCCACAATACAGCAGCAGCCGCAGTTTGGCAGCGCCTGGTCCTGCACCATCCTCGGCGGTGGCGCGTCAATTCAGTGCAATGCTGGCGATGGCGCTGGTGCGGGCGTTGACACTTTTACAACCCAGGAATTTGTCAAGATCCGGGCTGAGGTGACGGTGCAACCCGCGACGGCTATTGGCACGGTTCTAACCAATACAGCCACCTACCAATTTGATAATGATGGCGCAGGCTTGGAGGGAACGGCTACTTCCAACGCCACGACGCACATCGTAGCGCCATCGGCGGATTTGGCCGCGACCAAGCTTTCGCGCGTGTTGCCGGTGCCGCCAGGGAGCCAGAACCCAGCGAATTCCGTCACTGCGGGTGGCACCAACGCGCCCTTGGCAAACATCGTTGACGCCGTTAACGAATTCACCAACGGAACTGGCAATGTGACTTACGTCGTCACCTTCAGCAATAACGGCCCAGGCAACGCCAGCGATGTGGTTTTTGAAGATTCGATTCCGGGCAATCCGGCGGATCTCGTCGTGGCGGGGCCGATTACGACTGGTGGCGGGACTACTCTCAATGGTGTACCTGCTCCTTATACGGTGAGCACCGCTCCCGCGTCGGCGGCCAACTTCAATATCGTTTGCGCCAACTTCGGTATCGGCAATCTCTTTACCTGCACACCTGGCGTGAACACGGCGATCAATCCGGCTTTTACGGCGCACGTGATGCCGGCGGGTTTGAGTTTCTTTATGGCTTACCGTGTGCGCATTCGCCCGGACGCCAATCCCGGCTCGCTGATTTCAAATTCGGCGCGCATCGTCTCCAACCCCAACAACCCGACAATTGGTGGTGCGGTGCCGTTTAGCGGCGGCGTGCCGACGGTTGATCCGAATGCGGGCAATAACACCAGTTTGACGACTTCCAACGTGATCATCACCCAGACCGATCTGGGTATCACGAAGGTCACCAGCAACCCCACGCCGACCAATGGCGGCGCGGCGTTCGCCTACACGTTGACCGTGACCAACAACGGCCCCTCGGATGCGCACAATATCGTCGTGACCGACCCGCTGCCGCCGGGGATTATCTTCCAGAATGTGGCGGTCGTGAATAATCCGTCATTCCCGGGCTTTGGACTGACCTGCTCGGGGCCACCGGTTGCCACGAATGGCACGGTCACCTGCACAGGCGATTTGCCCGGTCCTAATATTGCTACCGGTGCAATTTCCACTTCCACAATTACCATCGTAGCCCAGGCTGTGGCGAACATCGCCAGCGGTGTGCGCACGAACACCGCCACAGTGACGTCAGGTACACAGGAAGTTACTCCCAATGTGCTGCCCAACACTGCCAGCGTGCAGCAGAATCTTGTCGTGGATGCGCCGCTTTCGATTACAAAAGCTGGCCCGGCGACGGTTTGTGCGGGTGACACCTACACCTACCACATCACGGTCCTCAATGGCGGTTCCAGCACGGCGCTCAACGCGACCATCAGCGATCCGCTGCCTGCCAATACCACGTTCTTGAGCTTGAATGGCACGGGGGCGTTCGCGCACGGCTGCTCGCATAATGGCGGGACGCCGGGCACGGTGACTTGCGCGGCGGTGGACATCCCGACCGGTCAGAGCACGCTCGACATCACGGTCAAGCTGTCACCCACCGCGCCGAGTGGGGCGCTGGCAAATACGGCAACCATCACGACTGCTGGTACCGGCACGATCGCCGTCGGCACTTCGACCAGCACGGCGACGGTCAATCATTGCTCCGATCTGCAAATCACCAAAGATGATTCGCCGGATGCGGTGTTGGCTGGTCAGGATATCAACTACACGATTACGGTCAAGAACGTCGGCCCCAGCGACATTGGTGCGGGTGAGTTCGTTGTTAATGACGCGCCTTTCCCGCCAACGGGCACGACTTTGAAGACCGGCACGGTCATTAATGCGCCGGGCTTCAGTTGCAATACGCTAACAGCCTTCCCTTGTACGGCCACGTCGGCGATGTCGGCGGGGGCGTCGGCGACAATTAAATTTACGGTGACCGTCAACGCCAACTTCAACAATGGTCAGCCGGGCGGCTTTATTACTAATACCGCGACGGTGAACATTGTGGCTGGCTCGAATGCGGTAGATCCGGTTTCGGCCAATAACGCTTCGACTGTGAATACGCCGATTGGCCCCAGCGCCGATCTGGCTGTGACCAAAGCGGCGGAGACCCTGGCTGGCGGCGTTTTCGGCGCGGCGGTGACGGCGGGCGGCACGACGGGTGATGCCGGAGGCTTTGTCACGGGCACGGGCGAGATTCTTTACACCATCAACTTCCGCAACAACGGGCAGGGTGATGCGCGCAATGTGCACATCCGCGACGTGGTTCCGGCGGGCACCTTGTTGATTCCAAACTTCGCCGTACCCAACATCACCACGACCGGAACGCCGGTCACGTGTAGCGTTGGGATTATTGCCAACATTCCGTCAGCGACATATCAAATTGATTGCGTGCCGACGGCGGCCAATGGCGTGTTGGCGGCGGGCCAGAGTGGCACGATCGTCTTCCGCGTGCGTGTGCCGGAAAACATTCCGGACGCGGCGGTCATCAAGAATACCGCCACCATCAATTCGGAAGGCGACGCCGGCGGTACGGCCACGCCTGACCCGAATGGTGGCAACAACACTTCCAACGAAACGCAAAACATCGTGCGCACCAGCGCCGATCTGGCGATTACCAAAGCCGGCCCGGCCAGCGTGATTGCGGGCAACAACATCACCTACACGCTGACGGTCACCAACAATGGCCCCTCGAACGCGAAGAGTGTCGTGGTGACGGATGCGTTACCGGCGGGTGTGACTTTTGTTTCGGCGGCGAGCAGCAGTGGCAACGCAGCGTGCACGAACGCCAACAACACGGTCACTTGCAAGATCGCCAATCTGATCGCGCCAGCGGTCAATCCGCCAGCGCTTATTCCGCCCCAAACCGGCAGCAACATCGAGACGATCACCATCGTCGGCAAGGTTGGCGCAAATGTGGCGAACAGCGCGGTGCTGGCAAACAGTGCGACTGTGGCTTCGGCTACGTCCGACCCGGTGGCCGCGAACAACACGTCCAACACGGTCAATACCACGGTCGCGACGGATTCTGCCGTGACCATCGTCAAGACGGACAATCCTGACCCGGTTGTGGCGGGTACCAACCTGACCTACACCATCACGGTCAACAACAATGGCCCATCTGACGCCCAGGCAGTCAGCGTGGTTGACACGTTGCCGCCTACGACGCAGGTGCAGTTCCTGTCGGCAGTGGGAACCGGCGTTTTCAGCGCCGCTAACTCCTGCTCGGCGGCGGGCAACGTGGTGACTTGCAATGCGATTCCGGGTGGTGTGTTGCCGGCGGGCGCGTCAGCCAACATCACCATTGTGGTGAAAGTGCTGCCAAGCGTGCCGCCGAATGCGCTGCCGCAAAATCCGGACGATCCGGCTGGCCTGCTCAACACTGTAGTCATCAACTGGTCTGACAGCAATGGCGTTGTCGGCCCGTTGGTGGCGCAAAATGCGACCTCGACGCAGCGGACGACCGTGCGGCACGAATCCGACATGTTCATCCGTAAGGACGCGCCAGATTTCGTGATCGCAGGTACGCGGTTCGATATTCGGCTGACCTTTGGCAATCGTGGGCCAAGTGATGTGTTAGGCGACGCTGGCCTGCCTGGTTCAATCGTGGTGTGGGACTTGTTGCCAGTGGGAACTTTCCTGGCCAACGTCGTGCCCAATCCATTTATTCAGCCGGGTGGTCCGGGCGGCTTTGCCTGCCGCACGGTGGCGAATCAAGGCCCGGCCAACAATCAAACGTTAGTGCTGTGCTACAACGCGGCGGGCGCGGCGGGGAACTTCCCGGCGGGCGCCAACCTTGACATCATTATCAAGGTGGACACGAACTCGAATTTGGTTGACGGTTCGAACCTCTATAACTGCGCTGAAGTTACGCTGCGCAATACCGACACTACCCCGGAAATTGATCCGAACGGTGGCGGCCAACACGACAATACTAACCCCGCAGTCGGCGTCCCGGGCGTGAGCGCCCCGCCGGCAGCGCCTGCTGGCGCTCTCACAAATGCCAGTGGCAACAACGAATCCTGCGATGGCACTGTTGTTCGCACGCAGGCTGACTTGGCAATCGGCAAATCTGCTGTGCCGGTGGTTGATCCGGACGGAGCAGGCCCCTTAGTAGCCGTTCCTTTACCGGTGGTTGGCCCGAACGTGCCGCCAGGCTCGGTCAATGCGGGTGGTTACATTCGCTACGATGTACCTTTCGGCAATAACGGCACGTCTGATGCCATCAACGTTCTGATCACCGATCAGATCGCGGGCAACACGGCCTTTGTCGGCGCGCTGGCAACCGGCGGCGTCTTCGTTCCGGCGGCGCAACCGCCCGTCCTACCGTTTACCTTCACGATTCAAGCTGTTGACACCCTCGCGCCGCTCGGCCCGAACGTCAATCTGACTTGCACCGTGTGGCAGGCGGCGGGCACGCAGAGCATCTACTGCCGCCCGCAAGGCAACACCGGCTTGGGCGCTCCTGGCCCGTATGCCGATGGCGTCCTGCCAGCAGGCTATAACGGCACGCTGACTTTCTTCGTGAAGGTCAATGAGTCAACCGCGAGTGGCACGTTGGTGTCGAATCCGGCGAACATCACCTCGGGCCTGTGCCCGAACGCGGGTCCTGTTCCGCCCGTCTTCCCGCCGAGCGCTTGCCTTAGCACGGCGGATCCGAACACCTCCAATAACACCACGTTGCCGACGCAAACGCTGGTCATCTCTTCGTCGAATTTGACGGTCAGCAAGATCGTTCAATCGGCAGTGACGGCGGCCAGCAACCCGAACCAGACTGGCCCGATCGGTCCAGGAACGCCGCCCAACGGTGCGGTTACAACGGGTACGGCAGTGCTGCCGGGTACCTTCCTGACCTATCGCTTGACGGTCACCAACAATGGCCCATCGGATGTGTCGAACATCCGTCTGACCGATGTGTTGCCGTCCGGTCTGGAAACGCCGCCGGGTCGTGTGCTGGGTGTGAAATACATCTCGGTGACTCCGGTGTTGCCGTCAGGGGCGACTTTCACTTGCGCGGCGCCGACGGGCGTCAACCCGAGCAATAACCCGCAAGGGAACGGCGGTTCGTTGGTGTGTACAGCGCCTTTGCTGTCGGCCAATACGCCGAACAACACAGCGGCGATTGACGTCACGGTCTTTATTGATCCGGCCACCAAGGCCAATCTGGTTGACGTGGCGACTTTCGATGCGACGATCAACAACTTCAATCGTCCGGTTTCCGGCTCCACCACGTTGACCACGCCGGTGGCGCCGACCTCCGATCTGGCCTTGACCAAGACGCACACCAACGCGGCGGGCGTGTTGGGCGGCCCGGTCACAGCAGGCACGGATTTCGAATATCAGGTGACCATCACCAACAACGGCACTTCCGCTGCGCAAATGGTCAACTTGGTAGACACGATTCCGGCCTTCCAGGCGTTGAAGCAACGCGATAATCAGGGCACGTTGGTGCCGGACATCGTCATTGAGACGACGCCCGACGGCAATGGCGCTTCCAACTTCTCCTGCGTGGGAGCAGCGGATGCGATCACTGATCCGCGTGCGACTACGTCCACGATTACTTGCACAGCGGCAGAATTGCCGCCGAACAAGAAACCGGATGGCACGGTCAATCCGGCCGGCACAGTGCGCTTCCGCATTCGTATGCGCCAAAGCTCGCTGACGCCGCAACCGGCTCCGGCCACGCAAAACTGCGTGACGGCGACTTCGATGTCCACCGATCCGGTGCCCGCAAATAACACCAACATTTGCGATGTGGTGCCGATCATCTTCCTGTCGCCGTTGACCGCGACGAAGACCGACACCCCCGATCCGGTCATCGCGGGTAACCTGTTGACTTATGTCATCACCGGTTCGCCGCAAGGGCCGAGTGCGGCGCTGAACTTCACCATTGAAGACGCGCTGCCGACCGGCACGGTCTTCATCAGCGCGGTGGCTTCGGCTGGCGCAACACTGACCACGCCGGCGGTGAATGCCAACGGCACGGTCAAGGCGATCTGGAATGCTGCGGGTGGTACGGACAGCATTCCGGGCGCACCGCTAGATGGGCTGACACCAGTCGGTACCGTGCGCACGCTGACCATCGTTGTGCGTGTGTGTCCGGACTTCCAACAGATTCGCACTCTGACGGATGCCCAGATGTGCGTGCCGAACCTGACCAACAACGCGAACATCTACTCAGATACGCCGCCAAATCTGGTTGGTGCTCCGATTGTGGCGTCGGCGACGACGACTGTGCAGGCACAATCCGACCTGAGCATCGCCAAGAGCGGTCCGGCTTCGGCGATTCCGAATTCAGTGGTGACCTACACCTTGACGGTCAACAACGCGGGGCCGTCCAACGCGAATGGCGTGACGGTGACCGACCTGTTGCCGAAAGGCTTCACGCTGGTGCCGAACAGTGTGACGATTGCGGCAGGCGTGGGCGGCGGCGGCGTGGGACCGGCGGCGGTCAGCACAGCCACCGACGCAGCAGGTTCGCAAACGGTGACCATTGGCATCGGTGTGGTTGGCGCAGCCAATCAATGTGCGGCGCCGCGCGCGACGCAGGTCATCATTACCCTGCAAGCGCTCGTGCCGAAGAAGCATCCGAACATCATCGTGACCAACACGGCGACCGTCACTTCGACGAACTGTCTGCCGGAGACGGGCACGTTAGCGGTGCAAGCGAATCCGCTCTCGGGCTTCGCCTCGATCATCACGCCGGGGACGCTGATGTTGGCGAACAACCGCGCGTTCTTCGACACGATCATTGGCCCGCCGCCGAACGATCCTGGCCCAGGCTCGGTGCCAGGCTATCCGGCGACCGCCGAGATCAGTGATCAAAAGGCGGGTTCGATTCTGATGTATCCGATCTACACCTCGGATGCGGCGAACCCGAATTCGCAAAACACGCGGATGAGCATCACCAATATCTCGAGCGCCGAGACGGCTTACGTTCACCTCTATTTGGTGGATGGCGCAAGCTGCGGCGTGGTGGACATCTTCCTGTGCTTGACGCCGAACCAAACGGCAGCCTTTACGGCAGCCGATTTCGATCCGGGTCAAACGGGTTATGTCGTCGCGGTGGCGGTGGATCGCGTCACAGGTTTGCCGATGGCCTACAACTGCCTAATCGGTGATGAGTTCGTGAAGTTCTCGACGGGTCACCAGGCCAACCTGGGTGCCGAAGCAGTGGCGGCAGTGATGATGTTCCCGGCAGGGACCGACACCACAGCGACCACAGCAACGTTGAGCTTCGACGGTATGCGCTACAACCGGTTGCCGCGTATCCTGGCCTTGGACAACCTCCAGAGCCGGGCCGATCAGAACAATACGTTGTTGATCGTCAACGCGGTGGGCGGCAACTTCACGCGCAGTGGCGCAACGCTTGTCTCGCTCTTCGGCAGTGTCTTCGATGATGGAGAAGTGCAGTACAGCTTCACGCAAAGCACTCCGACCTGCCAATTCCGTTCGTTGATCAATCAGAACTTCCCGCGCATGATCACGCGGCTCGATACCGCCATTCCGGCGGGTCGCACCGGCTGGATGAAGTTCTGGTCTACGTCGGATATCGGAATGTTCGGTGCGTCCATCAACGCCAACACGGCTGCGGCTTCCAATTCGGGTGCCTTCAACCAGGGTCACAACTTGCATAAGCTGACGCTCACTTCGGCGTCGAGCATTGTGGTTCCGGTGCTGACCCCGGCTTGCAACTAA
- the rpoN gene encoding RNA polymerase factor sigma-54, with product MSFKPTLSTHLAQRLVLTPQLRQRIEMLQMTKLELSELVTQQMVENPVLEELAPDEVYVSPDLANVDFSDSPAAANGVANGTGELPSAAAEHAYEAAQFDTRQGESSYEASAEYSEYARSEYGESESYGDSAAPTGETFAERAPEVAIETNEPEIGQRDAFDEIDFGSTFEEYLDPGYRTRETEVKETPSFEQFLKTEDRLYDYLMWQLRLTIMPNDEVRGAAEAIIGNLNEDGFVDGSLDEIAASGPWSHEVLQQALEIVQQFDPTGVAARDLRECLLLQLKAHGYGDRLACRMIREHFHELQNHKLPEVARKLGVPVEAVSAELKLIRQLEPKPGRRYAPPETQYIAPEVYIEKIDNEYVIRFNDDGLPQLRINRQYRQMLENKETTKETRDYIKDKFRSAVDLLKNIEHRKQTIYKVCERIVERQREFLDKGVEYIRPMMLKDISEDIGMHLSTVSRVVNGKWAHTPQGVIELRRFFTEGMTNDDGEEVSTRIIKLKIKKMIEAEDARSPLTDDQIAAVLAGEGQKLSRRTVAKYRDQMKIAGSRERKQVV from the coding sequence ATGTCATTCAAACCGACGCTCTCAACTCATCTTGCGCAACGGCTAGTGCTGACACCGCAATTGCGTCAGCGCATCGAGATGTTGCAGATGACCAAGCTTGAGTTGAGCGAACTGGTCACTCAACAGATGGTGGAAAATCCGGTGCTGGAAGAACTGGCGCCGGATGAAGTGTACGTCTCACCAGATCTGGCTAATGTGGATTTTAGCGATTCGCCAGCCGCCGCTAATGGCGTAGCGAATGGCACGGGGGAGTTACCCTCCGCTGCGGCTGAACACGCTTATGAAGCCGCCCAATTCGATACGCGCCAGGGCGAGAGCAGTTACGAAGCCTCTGCCGAATACAGTGAATATGCCCGCTCAGAGTACGGCGAGTCTGAAAGTTACGGCGACAGTGCTGCGCCCACGGGCGAAACGTTCGCTGAACGCGCTCCTGAAGTTGCGATTGAAACGAACGAGCCTGAGATTGGCCAGCGCGACGCCTTTGACGAGATTGATTTCGGCTCGACCTTTGAAGAGTACCTGGACCCCGGCTATCGCACGCGCGAAACCGAAGTCAAAGAAACGCCCTCCTTCGAGCAATTCCTCAAGACCGAAGACCGCCTTTACGATTACCTGATGTGGCAGTTGCGGTTGACGATCATGCCCAATGACGAAGTGCGCGGCGCGGCGGAAGCGATCATTGGTAACCTGAACGAGGATGGCTTTGTTGACGGCTCCCTCGATGAAATTGCGGCGTCAGGCCCTTGGTCGCACGAAGTACTGCAACAGGCTTTGGAAATTGTTCAGCAATTCGATCCGACCGGCGTGGCGGCGCGCGATTTGCGCGAATGCTTGTTGTTACAGTTGAAAGCCCATGGCTATGGTGACCGGCTGGCGTGCCGCATGATCCGGGAGCATTTTCACGAACTGCAAAACCACAAGCTGCCTGAAGTCGCGCGCAAACTTGGCGTGCCCGTTGAAGCCGTCTCGGCCGAACTCAAGCTCATCCGCCAATTGGAACCGAAGCCGGGCCGCCGTTATGCGCCACCCGAAACCCAGTACATCGCGCCCGAGGTTTACATCGAAAAAATTGATAACGAATACGTCATTCGCTTCAACGATGACGGGCTGCCGCAATTGCGCATCAATCGCCAATACCGGCAGATGCTGGAAAACAAAGAGACCACTAAAGAGACGCGCGACTATATTAAAGACAAGTTTCGTTCAGCGGTGGATTTGCTCAAGAACATCGAGCATCGCAAGCAGACGATCTATAAGGTTTGCGAACGCATCGTCGAGCGCCAGCGCGAATTCCTGGACAAGGGCGTCGAATACATCCGCCCGATGATGCTCAAGGATATTTCCGAAGACATCGGCATGCATCTTTCGACGGTTTCGCGCGTGGTCAACGGCAAGTGGGCGCACACACCACAAGGTGTGATCGAATTGCGCCGCTTTTTTACCGAAGGCATGACCAACGACGACGGCGAGGAGGTCTCGACCCGTATCATCAAGCTCAAAATCAAAAAGATGATCGAGGCCGAAGACGCGCGGAGTCCGCTCACCGACGATCAAATTGCGGCAGTGCTGGCGGGCGAGGGGCAAAAACTTTCGCGGCGCACGGTGGCCAAGTACCGCGATCAGATGAAAATTGCCGGGTCGCGCGAACGCAAACAAGTGGTGTAA